One stretch of Nocardia mangyaensis DNA includes these proteins:
- a CDS encoding acyl-CoA dehydrogenase family protein — translation MVTVEELFAIDPLLSSEEREIRDTVARFGERRLRPHIADWFEEGTFPAREIAPELGKLGLLGMHLEGYGCAGASATAYGLACQELEAVDSGVRSMVSVQGSLAMTAIHFFGSEEQKQRYLPAMAAGELIGCFGLTEPDFGSNPGGMRTRARRDGEDWILNGSKMWITSGSVADVAVVWAYAEEFGDEKPRVRGFLVPADTPGFTTREIHRKLSLRASLTAALDFDDVRLPADAVLPESRGLSSPLACLSEARFGIVFGALGAARDCLTAAIDYARTREVFDRPLAGYQLTQAKLADMALELGKGQLLALHLGRLKDRHEITGEQISAGKLNSTREAIAIARECRTILGANGISLDYPVLRHANNLESVLTYEGTAEVHQLVLGKALTDANAFR, via the coding sequence ATGGTGACAGTCGAAGAGTTGTTCGCGATCGATCCGTTGCTGTCGTCCGAGGAGCGCGAAATCCGCGACACGGTGGCCCGCTTCGGCGAGCGCAGGCTGCGACCGCACATCGCCGACTGGTTCGAAGAGGGCACGTTCCCGGCGCGCGAGATCGCGCCGGAGCTGGGCAAGCTCGGCCTGCTGGGAATGCATCTCGAGGGCTACGGCTGCGCGGGCGCGTCGGCGACCGCCTACGGCTTGGCCTGCCAGGAGCTCGAGGCGGTCGATTCCGGCGTCCGCAGCATGGTGTCGGTGCAGGGCTCGCTGGCCATGACGGCCATCCATTTCTTCGGCTCCGAGGAACAGAAGCAGCGGTATCTGCCCGCGATGGCGGCCGGTGAGCTGATCGGCTGCTTCGGCCTCACCGAACCCGACTTCGGCTCCAACCCCGGCGGCATGCGCACCCGTGCGCGCCGCGACGGCGAGGACTGGATCCTCAACGGGTCCAAGATGTGGATCACCAGCGGTTCGGTAGCCGATGTCGCCGTGGTGTGGGCCTACGCCGAGGAGTTCGGCGACGAGAAGCCGCGGGTGCGCGGGTTCCTGGTCCCGGCGGACACGCCCGGTTTCACCACCCGCGAGATCCACCGCAAGCTCTCGCTGCGCGCGTCACTCACCGCCGCACTCGATTTCGACGATGTCCGTCTACCCGCCGACGCGGTGCTGCCCGAATCCCGCGGCCTGAGCTCACCGCTGGCCTGCCTGAGCGAGGCGCGCTTCGGCATCGTCTTCGGCGCCCTCGGCGCGGCACGGGACTGCCTGACCGCGGCCATCGACTACGCCCGCACCCGCGAGGTGTTCGACAGGCCGCTCGCGGGCTACCAGCTCACCCAGGCCAAGCTCGCCGACATGGCGTTGGAGCTGGGCAAGGGCCAGCTGCTGGCCCTGCACCTCGGCCGGTTGAAGGATCGGCACGAGATCACCGGCGAGCAGATCAGCGCGGGCAAGCTCAACAGCACCCGCGAGGCCATCGCGATCGCGCGCGAGTGCCGAACCATCCTGGGCGCCAACGGGATCTCGCTGGACTATCCGGTGCTGCGGCACGCCAACAATCTGGAGTCGGTGCTCACCTACGAGGGCACGGCCGAGGTGCACCAACTGGTGCTCGGCAAGGCGCTCACCGACGCCAACGCGTTCCGGTAG
- a CDS encoding cystathionine gamma-synthase: MSELGFSTRAVHAGYEPDPQTGAVNVPIYASSTFAQDGVGGMRGGYEYARTGNPTRTALEANLAALESGSYGRAFASGMAATDCALRACLRPGDHIVIPDDAYGGTFRLIDKVFSQWGIEHSPAHIADLDAVRAAIRPDTKLVWVETPTNPLLSIGDIPALADIAHAAGAKLVVDNTFATPYLQQPLLLGADIVLHSTTKYLGGHSDVVGGALITNDADLDKDFAFLQNGAGAVPGPFDAFLTMRGIKTLAVRMDKHCDNAEVIAGFLSNHPAISQVIYPGLPTHPGYEVAQKQMRRSGGMISVRLAGGRDAALKFCSRTEIFTLAESLGGIESLIEHPGAMTHASTEGSALEVPADLVRLSVGIEDISDLLADVEQALS, from the coding sequence ATGAGTGAGCTGGGATTCTCGACCAGGGCCGTGCATGCCGGATACGAACCCGATCCTCAGACCGGTGCGGTCAACGTGCCCATCTACGCGAGCTCCACCTTCGCCCAAGATGGCGTCGGCGGGATGCGCGGCGGCTACGAGTACGCGCGCACCGGCAATCCGACCCGTACGGCGCTGGAAGCCAACCTGGCGGCCCTCGAATCGGGCAGCTACGGGCGCGCGTTCGCCTCGGGCATGGCGGCCACCGATTGCGCGCTGCGCGCCTGCCTGCGTCCCGGTGACCACATCGTCATCCCCGACGACGCCTACGGCGGTACCTTCCGCCTCATCGACAAGGTCTTCAGCCAGTGGGGCATCGAGCACTCGCCCGCCCACATCGCCGACCTCGACGCGGTGCGCGCGGCCATCCGTCCCGACACCAAGCTGGTGTGGGTCGAGACCCCGACCAACCCGCTGCTGAGCATCGGTGACATTCCGGCGCTGGCCGACATCGCGCACGCCGCGGGCGCCAAGCTGGTCGTCGACAACACCTTCGCCACCCCGTATCTGCAGCAGCCGCTGCTGCTCGGCGCCGACATCGTGCTGCACTCGACCACCAAGTACCTCGGCGGCCACTCCGATGTCGTCGGCGGCGCGCTGATCACCAACGACGCCGACCTCGACAAGGACTTCGCCTTCCTGCAGAACGGCGCGGGCGCGGTACCCGGCCCGTTCGACGCCTTCCTCACGATGCGCGGCATCAAGACCCTGGCGGTACGGATGGACAAGCACTGCGACAACGCCGAGGTGATCGCGGGCTTCCTGAGCAACCACCCCGCCATCTCCCAGGTCATCTACCCCGGCCTGCCCACCCATCCCGGCTACGAGGTCGCGCAGAAGCAGATGCGCCGTAGCGGCGGGATGATCTCGGTGCGGCTGGCCGGCGGCCGGGATGCGGCGCTGAAGTTCTGCTCGCGCACCGAGATCTTCACCCTCGCCGAATCGCTGGGCGGCATCGAGTCGCTGATCGAGCACCCGGGTGCGATGACCCACGCGAGCACCGAGGGTTCGGCCCTGGAAGTACCCGCCGACCTGGTCCGCCTCTCGGTGGGTATCGAGGACATCAGCGATCTGCTCGCCGATGTCGAGCAGGCGCTGAGCTGA
- a CDS encoding TetR/AcrR family transcriptional regulator — MATTSRDRIMTEALRLFGERGFAKTSVAQIEQAAGLSGGSGALYRHFKSKDELLVQAVAARLEDRGDWERFLTPGFSIVDMLATLSPTGSTVDKLLTLGRIGLARLDHDRDVTRILLRDNSIPAPMLEVFRQREYAVVLSTVTRGLVELAGDRAREEDWDAAAAVLVGALAHFWMMRDIFDGGHPAGIDTDRYLRATAELVAARLDRASTEPAPRSTAGAVSADVSP; from the coding sequence ATGGCGACCACATCGCGGGACCGGATCATGACCGAGGCGTTGCGCCTGTTCGGCGAGCGGGGCTTCGCCAAGACCTCCGTCGCCCAGATCGAGCAGGCCGCCGGGCTCTCGGGCGGTTCGGGCGCGCTGTATCGGCACTTCAAGTCCAAAGACGAGTTGCTCGTCCAGGCGGTCGCGGCCAGGCTGGAGGATCGCGGTGACTGGGAGCGGTTCCTCACGCCCGGCTTCTCCATCGTCGACATGCTGGCGACGCTCTCCCCCACCGGCAGCACTGTCGACAAGCTCCTCACGCTGGGCCGGATCGGCCTGGCCCGGCTGGACCATGATCGCGATGTCACCCGGATCCTGTTGCGCGACAATTCGATCCCCGCGCCGATGCTGGAGGTGTTCCGGCAGCGGGAGTACGCGGTGGTGCTGTCGACAGTCACCCGCGGGCTGGTCGAGCTCGCCGGTGACCGAGCGCGAGAAGAGGATTGGGACGCCGCCGCCGCGGTGCTGGTCGGCGCGCTGGCCCATTTCTGGATGATGCGCGACATCTTCGACGGCGGTCATCCGGCCGGCATCGACACCGATCGATATCTGCGGGCCACCGCGGAGCTGGTCGCCGCCCGGCTCGACCGGGCTTCCACCGAACCCGCCCCGCGATCAACGGCGGGGGCAGTCTCCGCGGACGTTTCACCATGA
- a CDS encoding mechanosensitive ion channel family protein — protein MDTSVVAIDFQQGLTDAWSSVAQFIPKAAAFVAILIVGWIIAKIVAKIVNAVLERVGFDRLVERGQIRKMMSRSKYDASDLLAKIAYYAILLIALQIGFGVFGPNPVSDLLTGIVAWLPKAAVAIVIVVIAGAIAHAVSEMISNVLGGLSYGTMLGRIAAVFIWGIGIIAALNQIGVATAVTTPILIAVLATIGGILVVGVGGGLVRPMEQRWNTWLGNLEAEMPAMKGHADAYQRGREDAARSGESVTPGAYTEQAQQWATPGSSGETGR, from the coding sequence GTGGATACCTCCGTCGTTGCGATCGATTTCCAGCAGGGCTTGACTGACGCGTGGAGTTCGGTTGCGCAATTCATTCCCAAGGCGGCTGCCTTCGTCGCCATTCTGATCGTCGGCTGGATCATCGCGAAAATCGTCGCGAAGATCGTCAACGCGGTGCTCGAGCGCGTCGGCTTCGATCGGCTCGTCGAACGTGGGCAGATCCGGAAAATGATGTCCCGCAGTAAGTATGACGCCTCGGATCTGCTGGCCAAGATCGCCTACTACGCGATTCTGCTGATCGCGTTGCAGATCGGTTTCGGGGTGTTCGGGCCCAACCCGGTCAGCGACCTGCTCACCGGCATCGTGGCCTGGCTGCCCAAGGCGGCGGTGGCGATCGTGATCGTGGTGATCGCGGGGGCCATCGCCCACGCGGTGAGCGAGATGATCAGCAATGTGCTCGGCGGGCTGTCCTACGGGACGATGCTCGGCCGGATCGCCGCGGTGTTCATCTGGGGCATCGGCATCATCGCCGCGCTGAACCAGATCGGTGTCGCGACCGCAGTGACCACGCCGATCCTGATCGCGGTGCTGGCCACCATCGGCGGCATCCTGGTGGTCGGTGTCGGCGGCGGTCTGGTGCGGCCGATGGAGCAGCGCTGGAACACCTGGCTGGGCAACCTGGAAGCGGAGATGCCCGCGATGAAGGGGCACGCCGATGCCTATCAGCGCGGGCGTGAGGACGCCGCGCGGTCCGGGGAGAGCGTCACCCCCGGCGCCTACACCGAGCAGGCGCAGCAGTGGGCGACTCCGGGATCGAGTGGCGAAACCGGTCGCTGA
- a CDS encoding DUF6401 family natural product biosynthesis protein has product MFAPGPALLESSARRQLQQLNTEFGEPAATAAAILPALSAQLDQHAAAVRDILEFGVEDSARIPLSILLAGYVRGLLDHFAEGADGFLAGAPQIWHEADWLQLRLAAVCQYADPA; this is encoded by the coding sequence ATGTTTGCGCCCGGCCCCGCGTTGCTCGAGTCATCGGCACGTCGACAACTCCAGCAACTGAACACCGAATTCGGCGAACCGGCCGCAACGGCCGCCGCCATACTGCCCGCCCTGTCGGCCCAGCTGGATCAGCATGCCGCCGCGGTGCGCGACATTCTCGAATTCGGGGTCGAAGATTCCGCGCGCATTCCGCTCAGCATTCTGCTCGCCGGATACGTGCGCGGATTACTCGATCACTTCGCCGAAGGCGCCGACGGATTCCTGGCCGGTGCGCCGCAGATCTGGCACGAGGCCGACTGGCTGCAACTCCGCCTCGCTGCGGTCTGCCAGTACGCCGATCCCGCCTGA